The Dehalococcoides mccartyi CG5 genome contains the following window.
TGGCCAAAACTGACCGGCCATATTATATTTATCACCGGTGATACATCTGATGCCAAAGTCAGAGATTATCTTGATAACCACGATATCCCTTATGTTACCAAACCCTTTGATATGTCCCTGCTTAAAATAGCTATAAACAAGATATTAAATAAAATGGATGCGGATAACTGATGGATTTAAAACAGGACACTTTACTGATAGTAGATGACGAAGAACTGATACGTCAATTACTCCGTGTAAAGTTTTCAGGCGAAAACTACCAGTGTCTGACAGCCGTTAATGGGATTGAGGCCATTGAACTAATCAAAGGGATACAGATTGCAGTGGTTCTGCTGGATATCAACATGCCCGGCAAAACAGGTATTGAAACCCTGCAGGATATAAAAACCCTCAAACCGGATACCGAAGTTATTATGGCTACAGCCATAAACGATATTGAAATTGCCTTGAAATGTCTCCGTCTGGGTGCATACGATTATGTCATTAAACCCTTTAATTTAGAAGAACTGATACACATCACCAAACGGGCACAGGAACATAGACGTCTCATACTGGAAAACAGGAGCTACCAGCTTGAGCTGGAAAAGAAAGTATCCGAACGGACTGAAGAACTCAGGCAGGCTTTGGATAAATTAAAAACGGCCTCGCTGGATACCATCTTTCGTTTGTCACGGGCCGCCGAATACAAAGACGAGGATACCGGTATGCATATACGGCGAATAGGCCGTTATGCCGCCCAGATAGCCGAAACCATGGGTTTACCCGCCGAACAGATAGAATCTTTCCTGTATGCCGCCCCCATGCATGATATAGGCAAGATTGGTATTCCTGACCATATACTCCTGAAACCCGGAACACTCACCCCCCAGGAATGGGAAATAATGAAGCAACATACTATTATCGGAGCCAACATCCTGGAGGGAGCCGCCTCAGAAATAATTAAACAAGGGGCGGTGATTGCCCTTAACCATCATGAAAAATGGGACGGAAGTGGTTACCCGAACGGATTAAAAGGCGAAAATATACCTTTGGCCGGGCGCATCACTGCCATTGTAGATGTTTTTGACGCCTTAACCTCCAAACGTCCTTATCGGTTACAATCATTTTCCGTACCGGAAGCTTTGAAAATGATAGAAGAAAATGTGGGCAAACAGTTTGACCCTGAAATATACCGTGCTTTGCAAGGCAGTTTGAAAAATATTCTGGCTATCAAAGAGCACCACTGACTTCGTCTGCCCGCATACCACAGGGGGCTCTGC
Protein-coding sequences here:
- a CDS encoding HD domain-containing phosphohydrolase, which gives rise to MDLKQDTLLIVDDEELIRQLLRVKFSGENYQCLTAVNGIEAIELIKGIQIAVVLLDINMPGKTGIETLQDIKTLKPDTEVIMATAINDIEIALKCLRLGAYDYVIKPFNLEELIHITKRAQEHRRLILENRSYQLELEKKVSERTEELRQALDKLKTASLDTIFRLSRAAEYKDEDTGMHIRRIGRYAAQIAETMGLPAEQIESFLYAAPMHDIGKIGIPDHILLKPGTLTPQEWEIMKQHTIIGANILEGAASEIIKQGAVIALNHHEKWDGSGYPNGLKGENIPLAGRITAIVDVFDALTSKRPYRLQSFSVPEALKMIEENVGKQFDPEIYRALQGSLKNILAIKEHH